The genomic window ACCAGAGGGAGCCACATAGGGTTTGAGGGAGCAGCTTTCTCTTCTGTGTTTTGAGTGTTGGTTTCTTTTCTGTGGCTCTGCTGTGGCTGCCTCTCAATGGATTTGGTTGGGGCAGTGAAGCTCTTCCTTCTCTGCTCTCTTCTGTGGCTCAGTGCAATCACTTCTTGTCAAGGTTTGTGTGCTCCCCACTcccttttctttcattctcctTACATGGGTTCCTGGTTTTCTTGATCGCTCTCCCCCATTTCCTTTTCTGGGTTTTAGAAATGGATCAGTTTTTGCATTTGTGGTTGTGTTAGCTAAAATGGGTTTTCAGGTTTTGCTCTCATATCTTTGCCTTCTTTTGGGTGGAGGAGGAATTGAAAATGGGtcattttttcatttccatCTTGTGGGGTGGTCTTGGCTGAAATGGGGTTTTTGTTTTCACTGGCCCTTCTTCTGTCTGAACTGTTTTCCTAGTGGATCTAGTTGCTTTTTCCTGTATTTTAGTTGAATTGAATGTGTAATTCAGAagaaagaattgaaaattaGTGATTGATGTATGCATTTTCTTGTTCACATTGTGttcttttcttcatatttgaatcaaaattttagaaTGTACGTAAAAGATTCAGTCTAAATTAGCATAAAATCACCACTGAATAAGCAGGTCTGAGCTATTGTAAGGAACTGACATGAAAATTGCAATGCAGGCAAGGAAAATTCATCAGAATACCCGTACCCTTTTATCAGAAGAGCCAGCTCTTTCTCCTCATCATCACCTTCAGCTTCATTGAGCGGTTCCCATAACACTTATGACTATATAATTGTGGGAGGTGGCACAGCTGGGTGTCCCCTTGCTGCCACCCTCTCCCAAAACTTCAGTGTTCTATTACTGGAAAGAGGTGGTGCCCCTTTTGATAATGTAAATGTCTCATATTTAAAAAACTTCCACATTTCATTAGCAGACACTTCACCAACCTCTGCATCCCAAGCCTTCATCTCAACAGATGGGGTCTTTAATTCTAGGGCCAGAGTTTTGGGTGGTGGCACTTGCATCAATGCTGGCTTCTACACAAGAGCAAGCACAAGGTATGTGTTAGGCCCTCTTAATTCCTTCCTACTTGATAACTCTATATGCATATTTTCTGATAAAGGGGTAAGAGAAGGCCCATTTTCACCTAACCCTAGGTTCTAACAGTCCCAGTTTAGAATGCATCATTTCTGGCtgttgttttttggttgagGAGAAAAAAATAGGATATTTGGTTCTGGGTTGTTTGGCTGGGGAGAAAAAGAATAAGATTTTCTCTCTGGGTGTGTCCAAGAAATCAATTCTAGGGCTGCCAGTCATCAATTAATTGGCCTTCAAAATGAAAATCCTCTCTGCATGTACTTCTAAGTGTGCTTATGTCTTGTCCAAACAACACTATTGTCAGGAGAGAAATGTACTTAAGATCAGAAGGGGATTGATTTGGACCCCTCTGTGTTATTTTTTTGGCTATTTTCTGGAAATATATGCCCTTCTCCTTACAGAGTGGCAGGTAATCAGATGCAAAATCTAAGAATTTTTAGTGTCATTATCCAACATAACTTGAGCATGTGGTTAAGTGCCATTTCAGTAATATGTATGTGTTGAGATGCTAGGAGTCATTATCTAAAACAAACAGAATATTTTCGACATTGATATTAGTCAATTGTCTATGATGGCAATGTTTAATAACATGGAAAAGGTGTTTACATTAAGTGCTTAGTTGCCCCCACCAGCCACAAAACCGGACCGCCATGTCTTTAACATGTTGGTAGATCAGGAAACCATCTAATGGCCTTGATCTTGGGTTGGTGGACAGTTAAGAGTGATTAAGGTGAACATAGAAAGCTCATGGCATGTAGTAGTACGATTGTATCAGAACATTTATGAGTCCATCTTCCTTCTTTGGTGATTGTATTAAATACTTGGTGTGGTCCCTTTCCAATGATCTCATTCCGAGAAAGTGATTAAGAAGATTGTGTGGATCCAAAGAAAAATGATACATTTAAGGTAGGATTATAAAGACACCCCACCTCCCTCACCCTACACCTATGGCCCCTGCTGCCTCACAGGCCCTTAAACCCTCTAAGCGAATATGTTCATTTCTTCAACATAGATAGGCATCTCACTCTCAATTTGTCACCCAAAGGGGCCACAAGTCACATGCATCTCAGTGTTCCCATACCACTGGGTCTACATTACATTTCTAAGTGGGTTAGGTTGTGAAGAACTCTTTAACATTTTAGGAAGAGTGAGTTGGCGTGTCATGCACCATGTGTGTATATTTTAGCAGCATATTTTTTTCCCTGAGAaggaaatacattttttttccccaactAGGCAAATAGTATGTACGATCTAGGAGATATACGGTTGATTTTAAGATGCAAGCTAAGAGATATTGTTTGAATATACCTGGTAACAGAACTTGAACACAGCTTTGAAAAACCCCTTGTAGCTGAGTGAAGTCCTGAAACTAGAGGAAGTTGTGTTGATGCTGAAGCTTTTTCCTGGCTTGTAGGTATATTGAAGAAGCAGGCTGGGATGCCAAGCTGGTGAATGAGTCATATCCCTGGATTGAGAGGCAAATTGTGCAGCAGCCGAAGCTTGCACCATGGCAGAAGGCACTGAGGGATGGCCTTTTGGAAGTTGGGATCTCGCCTTTCAATGGGTTCACCTTTGATCACTTGTATGGAACCAAGGTTGGTGGTACCATTTTTGATGAATTTGGCAAGCGTCACACTGCTGCCGATCTACTTGCTGAAGGGAACCCTGAGAAGCTTAGTGTCCTGATTTATGCAAAGGTTCAAAAGATCATGTTCAACACAACAGGTCTGCAAAAAGCTTGAAATTTACTTTATATGTTGTCCTCTGCAGAAACAAGGCAAAACATACAATAAAACATGCAATACAAGAAACGAAACATAACACTCTCAAGCTAATTGTAAAGAGCAATCTATAACAACATGGAAGTTGAAGCCAAAGGCTTTTATAGGGTACTTTGGTTTCTCTATATCCTTAATATTAAAGCAAAATGGTCATTGAAGTTCCTGCTATTTTCAAGATAGCCCTGCAAAATACTGATGAACTAACAATGTCTGATACAGCAAAGCGGCCAAAGGCAGTGGGAGTCATCTTCAAGGATGAAAATGGTAACCAACATCAAGCCTTCCTTGCAGAAAGGCGAGGAAGTGAAATAATACTGTCATGCGGGGCAATTGGGAGTCCTCAAATGCTAATGCTAAGCGGCATTGGACCAAAGGCTGAGCTTAAGAAGTTCAACATTTCAGTGGTGCTCAACAATAGATTTGTTGGGAAAGGCTTGTCTGATAATCCCTTGAACACAGTTTTCGTTCCTACTGATAGACCAGTGGAGCAGTCCCTGATACAAACTGTAGGAATTACAAAGAGGGGTGTCTACATTGAAGCCAGCAGTGGATTTGGACAGTCCTCTGATAGCATTCGGTATGACCATGGAATGATGTCAGCAGAGGTTAGTATTGGTGTTCTATTAGAAATCGATCATACACCCCTAGTTTATAGAGAAATCagaaaatccattgaattaaCTGCAGTTCTTTGTATAATCAGATTGGGCAGCTCTCTACTATTCCCCCAAGGCAAAGAACAGCACAGGCCATTCAAGACTATGCAGCAGGCAAGCAATTCTTGCCACACGAGGCATTCATGGGAGGCTTCATTCTAGAAAAGATAGCCAGCCCATTCTCAAAGGGCCACCTCAAGCTGATCAACACCAATGTTGATGACAACCCATCCATCACCTTCAACTACTTCAGCCATCCGTATGACCTACAACGATGTGTTGAAGGTATTCGCATGATGGAGAAGATTGTGAGAACACAACACTTCATGAACTACACCCAATGTGATGACACAACTTTGGATAAGCTGCTTAACATGAGTGTCAAGGCTAATATCAACCTTGTACCTAAACACACCAACGACACCAAGTCCATGGAGCAGTTCTGCAAAGACACTGTAATCACAATTTGGCACTACCATGGTGGATGCCATGTGGGCA from Vitis vinifera cultivar Pinot Noir 40024 chromosome 9, ASM3070453v1 includes these protein-coding regions:
- the LOC100246317 gene encoding protein HOTHEAD, whose product is MDLVGAVKLFLLCSLLWLSAITSCQGKENSSEYPYPFIRRASSFSSSSPSASLSGSHNTYDYIIVGGGTAGCPLAATLSQNFSVLLLERGGAPFDNVNVSYLKNFHISLADTSPTSASQAFISTDGVFNSRARVLGGGTCINAGFYTRASTRYIEEAGWDAKLVNESYPWIERQIVQQPKLAPWQKALRDGLLEVGISPFNGFTFDHLYGTKVGGTIFDEFGKRHTAADLLAEGNPEKLSVLIYAKVQKIMFNTTAKRPKAVGVIFKDENGNQHQAFLAERRGSEIILSCGAIGSPQMLMLSGIGPKAELKKFNISVVLNNRFVGKGLSDNPLNTVFVPTDRPVEQSLIQTVGITKRGVYIEASSGFGQSSDSIRYDHGMMSAEIGQLSTIPPRQRTAQAIQDYAAGKQFLPHEAFMGGFILEKIASPFSKGHLKLINTNVDDNPSITFNYFSHPYDLQRCVEGIRMMEKIVRTQHFMNYTQCDDTTLDKLLNMSVKANINLVPKHTNDTKSMEQFCKDTVITIWHYHGGCHVGKVVDHKYKVLGVHRLRVIDGSTFRESPGTNPQATVMMMGRYMGLKILRERLGAAAGV